A genomic segment from Geitlerinema sp. PCC 9228 encodes:
- the hisA gene encoding 1-(5-phosphoribosyl)-5-[(5-phosphoribosylamino)methylideneamino]imidazole-4-carboxamide isomerase, with protein MHVIPAIDILEGHCVRLYQGDYQQSQIYDQSPVDVARKWEDQGATRLHIVDLDGAKAGTPQNQEAIAAIAEAVSVPVQVGGGLRNYQSVAEVMELGVQQAILGTTAVEQPETIRTLCQEFPNRIAIGIDARNGKVATKGWLETSEILATDLALQMAKQGVATIIYTDIYRDGTLSGPNIEALREIANCTDVPIIASGGIRSVTDLLNLLTLEPYGVAGAIIGRALYTGDVVLSEALQAVGPGRIQDVPPELGNMDFA; from the coding sequence ATGCATGTAATTCCGGCTATTGACATTCTAGAAGGACACTGCGTACGCCTGTACCAGGGCGATTACCAACAGTCACAAATCTACGACCAATCCCCAGTGGATGTAGCCCGCAAATGGGAAGACCAGGGAGCGACCCGCCTCCACATAGTGGATTTGGACGGTGCCAAGGCGGGAACCCCGCAAAACCAAGAAGCGATCGCCGCGATCGCCGAAGCCGTTTCCGTTCCCGTACAAGTAGGTGGCGGTTTGCGCAACTACCAAAGCGTTGCTGAAGTTATGGAACTGGGAGTACAGCAAGCCATTCTCGGTACCACCGCTGTCGAACAACCGGAAACCATTCGCACCCTATGCCAGGAATTTCCCAACCGCATTGCCATCGGCATTGACGCGCGCAATGGCAAAGTAGCCACCAAAGGTTGGTTGGAAACCTCGGAAATTCTAGCCACCGACCTGGCTTTACAAATGGCCAAACAGGGCGTAGCAACCATCATTTATACCGATATCTACCGCGATGGCACCCTCAGCGGTCCCAACATCGAAGCCCTACGGGAAATCGCCAACTGTACCGACGTTCCCATCATCGCTTCGGGGGGCATTCGTTCGGTAACCGACTTGCTCAATTTGCTGACCCTAGAACCCTACGGGGTTGCGGGTGCCATCATCGGTCGCGCTCTTTATACCGGCGACGTGGTGCTTTCGGAGGCTTTGCAGGCA